In one Sphingobium indicum B90A genomic region, the following are encoded:
- the argF gene encoding ornithine carbamoyltransferase, producing MTNHFLNLSDAGGDAIAAMISDAIDRKAARLGQPKGKADADAPLAGHTLAMIFEKNSTRTRVSFDMAIRQLGGTSLILDGATSQLGRGETIADTARVLSRMADAIMIRTDDHAKIEEMAHHATVPVINGLTDLSHPCQIVADLLTVVEHGVALPGSQWAWLGDGNNVLHSIVEAAGLMKFGVRIAVPEGYDPDPSFEAEAQARGATITRTRDPQAAVAGADIVVTDTWISMGQAHAEEKLAAMMPYQVTPELMALAKPTAKFLHCLPAHRGEEVVEAVIDGPQSVIWDEAENRIHAQKSVLLWALGRLG from the coding sequence ATGACCAATCATTTCCTGAATCTGAGTGACGCGGGCGGCGATGCGATCGCCGCCATGATTTCCGACGCCATCGACCGGAAGGCGGCGCGCCTTGGGCAGCCCAAGGGCAAGGCCGATGCCGACGCGCCGCTGGCCGGGCACACGCTGGCGATGATCTTCGAGAAGAATTCGACCCGGACGCGCGTTTCGTTCGACATGGCGATCCGCCAGTTGGGCGGCACGTCGCTGATCCTGGACGGCGCGACCAGCCAGCTTGGCCGGGGCGAGACCATCGCCGACACCGCTCGCGTGCTGAGCCGCATGGCCGACGCCATCATGATCCGCACCGACGATCATGCGAAGATCGAGGAAATGGCGCATCACGCGACCGTTCCCGTGATCAATGGCCTGACCGACCTGTCGCATCCCTGCCAGATCGTCGCCGACCTGCTGACCGTGGTGGAACATGGCGTGGCGCTGCCCGGCAGCCAATGGGCATGGCTGGGCGACGGCAATAATGTGCTCCATTCCATCGTCGAGGCGGCGGGGCTGATGAAGTTCGGCGTGCGCATCGCCGTGCCGGAGGGCTATGATCCCGATCCGTCCTTCGAAGCCGAAGCGCAGGCTCGTGGGGCCACGATCACCCGCACCCGCGATCCGCAGGCAGCGGTCGCGGGTGCGGACATCGTCGTCACCGACACCTGGATCTCCATGGGTCAGGCCCATGCCGAGGAGAAGCTGGCGGCGATGATGCCCTATCAGGTGACGCCCGAATTGATGGCGCTGGCCAAGCCGACGGCGAAATTCCTCCACTGCCTGCCCGCTCATCGCGGCGAGGAAGTGGTGGAAGCGGTGATCGACGGGCCGCAATCGGTGATCTGGGACGAAGCGGAAAACCGCATCCATGCGCAGAAGTCGGTGTTGCTGTGGGCATTGGGGCGGCTTGGCTGA
- a CDS encoding aspartate aminotransferase family protein produces MSITPLMPVYPRCDVRPVRGEGCYLIGERGERYLDFASGIAVNLLGHGHPKLVKAIADQAATLMHTSNLYGMPLGEKFAQRLVDTTFADTVFFTNSGAEAVECAIKTARRYHYANGEAHRHKIISFDNAFHGRTLGTISATSQPKMRDGFEPLLPGFTVVPFNDLEAATAAVDDNTAGFLVETVQGEGGVTPATQAFLSGLRKLCDDHGLLLILDEVQCGYARTGTFFAHEQYGLTPDIMAVAKGIGAGFPLGACLATEEAAKGMVFGTHGSTYGGNPLAMAVGMTVLDEVLGEGFLDHVKSMGARLRSALEQLIPNHDMFEDVRGLGLMLGVKMKSDYDARAFVAHLRDNHGLLTVSAGQNVVRILPPLVIEESHVAECVERLSAGARSFAEAAA; encoded by the coding sequence ATGTCGATCACGCCGCTCATGCCCGTTTACCCCCGGTGCGATGTACGCCCGGTCCGAGGCGAGGGCTGCTACCTGATCGGGGAGCGCGGCGAGCGCTATCTGGATTTCGCCAGCGGCATCGCGGTCAACCTGCTGGGCCACGGCCATCCCAAGCTGGTCAAGGCGATTGCCGATCAGGCCGCGACGCTGATGCACACGTCGAACCTCTATGGCATGCCGCTGGGCGAGAAGTTCGCGCAGCGTCTGGTCGACACGACCTTCGCCGACACGGTGTTCTTCACCAATTCGGGCGCGGAGGCGGTGGAATGCGCGATCAAGACGGCGCGCCGCTACCATTATGCCAATGGCGAGGCGCACCGGCACAAGATCATCAGCTTCGACAACGCCTTCCATGGGCGGACGCTGGGGACGATCTCCGCCACCAGCCAGCCTAAGATGCGCGACGGCTTCGAGCCGCTGCTGCCCGGCTTCACCGTGGTGCCGTTCAACGATCTGGAGGCCGCGACGGCCGCCGTCGATGACAATACCGCCGGTTTCCTAGTGGAGACGGTGCAGGGCGAGGGCGGCGTGACCCCGGCGACGCAGGCGTTCCTGTCCGGCCTGCGCAAGCTGTGCGACGACCACGGCCTGCTGCTGATCCTGGACGAGGTGCAGTGCGGCTATGCCCGTACCGGCACCTTCTTCGCCCATGAGCAATATGGCCTGACGCCCGACATCATGGCGGTGGCCAAGGGCATCGGCGCGGGCTTCCCGCTGGGCGCCTGCCTCGCGACCGAGGAAGCGGCCAAGGGCATGGTGTTCGGCACCCATGGGTCGACCTATGGCGGCAATCCGCTGGCCATGGCGGTCGGCATGACCGTGCTGGACGAGGTGCTGGGCGAAGGTTTCCTGGACCATGTGAAGAGCATGGGCGCGCGCCTGCGCTCGGCGCTGGAGCAGCTCATCCCCAATCACGACATGTTCGAGGATGTGCGCGGCCTGGGCCTGATGCTGGGCGTCAAGATGAAGAGCGATTATGACGCCCGTGCCTTCGTGGCGCATCTGCGCGACAATCATGGCCTGCTGACCGTGTCGGCGGGGCAGAATGTCGTGCGCATCCTGCCGCCGCTGGTGATCGAGGAAAGCCATGTCGCGGAATGCGTCGAGAGGCTTTCCGCCGGTGCGCGGAGCTTTGCGGAGGCTGCGGCCTGA
- a CDS encoding flagellar export chaperone FliS, protein MFYNHGGFGGTAAARRYAAVHSGSRIEGATPHALVKLLFDELLLALDAAALAERNGDRLKVSDKQARAMSILFALESSLDFDKGGDIATGLAQIYREARRLLLVGAKEHDAAPVDQARLMIGEIAEAWNQIG, encoded by the coding sequence ATGTTCTACAATCACGGCGGGTTCGGCGGCACGGCAGCGGCGCGGCGCTATGCGGCGGTCCATTCGGGCAGCCGGATCGAGGGGGCGACGCCCCATGCGCTGGTCAAGCTGCTGTTCGACGAGCTGCTGCTGGCGCTGGACGCCGCCGCGCTGGCGGAACGCAATGGCGACCGGCTGAAGGTTTCCGACAAGCAGGCCCGCGCCATGTCGATCCTCTTCGCGCTGGAATCGAGCCTGGACTTCGACAAGGGCGGAGACATCGCCACTGGCCTGGCGCAAATCTACCGTGAAGCCCGCCGCCTGCTGCTGGTCGGCGCCAAGGAGCATGATGCCGCCCCGGTCGATCAGGCCCGCCTGATGATCGGCGAGATCGCGGAGGCGTGGAACCAGATCGGCTGA